In Azospirillum ramasamyi, the following are encoded in one genomic region:
- a CDS encoding bifunctional diguanylate cyclase/phosphodiesterase encodes MISPSAPEIFGRAAGDARRLNLVGLLFAAMVVLAIAFVMFMALETARRIDGTVAERTRAEIVDAVADLGAAMGKRAEEYSLWNDAVDRLVVRFDGAWANANVGPYAERLWGLDRSYAWNGSDRLIYASKGGALRGDLDAAAREAADLRPVLTAARTAGRPVSGIVHIGQTPFVFGARVIEYEEGRAALPPDPQKPVQVFLTALEGELAKLAKSRRIAGLRVVPPDTPVVPALASLPLEAIADQPVGILTWKPEQPGGTLVRRIAPYAAGFALALLALLFLFQRVLHRLKRQEPLRLSEARLAQAQRVARLAYTVHLPEEGLEVSANFRELVGLPDDTGPLTIGLYLDRVKPEQRLDVQEAYRRARTENSRFDIEYRIVRADGGHLDLQEVGEPFHDAEGRVLGLITAIQDVTARRLAEETIRHQANYDALTGLPNRPLFYDRLRQALRRAVRLRNRMALLFIDLNRFKWVNDTLGHQTGDMLLREAAQRMAGCLRNSETIARIGGDEFTVILSDIGDREDAERVARRLLDCLSEPFRIAGQTLHISASIGITVAPDQGSDPERLVKNADVAMYHAKRCGTANWTFYDPAMDADALAHLQLENELHEAVTKGQLALFLQPVVDVASGRLAGAEAELRWNHPDRGLLSAGQFLHLAEANGLILTVGGWLLDAACRQLADWRNRGAAGLRLTVPVSPLQIRHVGFAEQVAGSLARHGVPPDRLILELPESAMLSPPDETTRTMQTLRTRGIAFSIGGFGTGYASLGHLRRLPVEFLKIDQAILQDMARNPGNQGMLRAIVELARSMNLTVIAEGIETGEQQALAGEVRCVYAQGRYLGHAVPAESFDPTQTAAGSGRLCPADGEDRL; translated from the coding sequence ATGATCTCTCCCAGCGCTCCAGAAATCTTCGGTCGCGCGGCTGGCGATGCCCGCCGGCTCAACCTTGTCGGCCTGCTTTTTGCCGCAATGGTTGTGCTGGCCATCGCGTTCGTGATGTTCATGGCGCTGGAGACCGCAAGGCGGATCGACGGGACGGTGGCGGAGCGGACGAGGGCGGAGATCGTCGATGCGGTGGCAGATCTGGGCGCCGCGATGGGCAAGAGGGCCGAGGAATACAGCCTGTGGAACGACGCCGTCGACCGTCTGGTGGTGCGGTTCGACGGCGCCTGGGCCAACGCCAATGTCGGTCCCTATGCCGAACGCCTGTGGGGGCTGGACCGCTCCTATGCCTGGAACGGCAGCGACCGGCTGATCTATGCGTCGAAGGGCGGCGCCCTGCGCGGCGACCTGGATGCGGCGGCCCGGGAAGCGGCGGATTTGCGGCCGGTTCTGACGGCGGCGCGAACCGCCGGCCGGCCGGTCAGCGGCATCGTCCATATCGGGCAGACTCCCTTCGTCTTCGGCGCCCGCGTGATCGAGTACGAGGAGGGCCGCGCCGCCCTGCCGCCCGATCCGCAGAAGCCCGTCCAGGTCTTCCTGACCGCGCTGGAAGGCGAGTTGGCGAAGCTCGCCAAGTCGCGGCGGATCGCCGGCTTGCGCGTGGTCCCGCCCGACACGCCGGTTGTCCCGGCCCTGGCCAGCCTGCCCCTGGAGGCCATCGCGGATCAGCCGGTCGGCATCCTGACCTGGAAGCCGGAACAGCCCGGCGGCACGCTGGTCCGGCGGATCGCGCCTTATGCCGCCGGATTCGCGCTGGCCCTGCTGGCATTGCTCTTCCTGTTCCAGCGCGTCCTGCACCGGTTGAAGCGGCAGGAGCCGCTGCGCCTCAGCGAAGCGCGGCTGGCCCAGGCCCAGCGCGTCGCCCGGCTGGCCTACACCGTCCATCTGCCGGAGGAAGGGCTGGAGGTCTCGGCCAATTTCCGCGAGCTGGTCGGTCTGCCGGACGACACCGGTCCGCTCACCATCGGCCTCTATCTCGACCGGGTGAAGCCGGAGCAGCGGCTGGACGTGCAGGAGGCCTACCGCCGCGCCCGGACGGAGAACAGCCGCTTCGACATCGAATACCGCATCGTCCGGGCCGACGGCGGCCATCTCGACCTTCAGGAGGTGGGGGAGCCGTTCCACGATGCGGAGGGCCGAGTTCTGGGCCTGATCACCGCCATCCAGGACGTCACCGCCCGCCGCCTCGCGGAGGAGACCATCCGGCATCAGGCCAATTACGACGCCTTGACCGGGCTTCCCAACCGGCCGCTGTTCTACGACCGGCTGCGGCAGGCGCTGCGGCGGGCGGTGCGGCTGCGCAACCGGATGGCCCTGCTTTTCATCGACCTGAACCGCTTCAAGTGGGTCAACGATACGCTGGGCCACCAGACCGGCGACATGCTGCTGCGCGAGGCGGCGCAGCGGATGGCCGGCTGCCTGCGCAATTCGGAAACCATCGCCCGGATCGGCGGCGACGAGTTCACGGTGATCCTGTCCGACATCGGCGACCGCGAGGATGCCGAGCGGGTGGCCCGCCGCCTGCTCGACTGCCTGTCGGAGCCGTTCCGCATCGCCGGCCAGACCCTGCACATCTCCGCCAGCATCGGCATCACCGTCGCCCCCGACCAGGGTAGCGATCCCGAGCGTCTGGTGAAGAACGCCGACGTCGCGATGTACCACGCCAAGCGCTGCGGCACCGCAAACTGGACCTTCTACGACCCCGCGATGGATGCCGACGCCCTGGCGCATCTGCAGCTGGAAAATGAACTGCACGAGGCGGTGACCAAGGGCCAGCTTGCGCTGTTCCTCCAGCCGGTGGTGGATGTCGCCAGCGGGCGGCTGGCCGGCGCCGAGGCGGAACTGCGCTGGAACCATCCCGACCGCGGTTTGCTTTCCGCCGGTCAATTCCTCCATCTTGCCGAGGCGAATGGACTGATCTTGACGGTCGGCGGCTGGCTGCTGGATGCCGCCTGCCGCCAACTGGCGGACTGGCGCAATCGCGGGGCCGCCGGCTTGCGTCTGACCGTCCCGGTGTCCCCCCTGCAGATCCGGCATGTCGGCTTCGCGGAGCAGGTCGCCGGCAGTCTCGCCCGCCACGGCGTTCCGCCGGACCGGCTGATCCTGGAACTGCCGGAATCCGCCATGCTGTCGCCGCCGGATGAGACGACACGGACGATGCAGACGTTGCGGACGCGGGGGATCGCGTTCTCGATCGGCGGATTCGGCACCGGCTATGCGTCGCTTGGCCACCTGCGGCGGCTGCCGGTGGAGTTCCTGAAGATCGATCAGGCCATCCTGCAGGACATGGCGCGGAATCCGGGCAACCAGGGGATGCTGCGCGCCATCGTGGAGCTGGCCCGCAGCATGAACCTGACGGTGATCGCGGAAGGGATCGAGACGGGGGAACAGCAGGCGCTGGCCGGCGAGGTGCGCTGCGTCTATGCCCAGGGCCGCTATCTCGGCCATGCGGTGCCGGCCGAATCCTTCGACCCGACGCAGACCGCCGCGGGAAGCGGGCGGCTCTGCCCGGCGGACGGCGAGGATCGTCTCTGA
- the hydA gene encoding dihydropyrimidinase: protein MDFDLVIRNGTVATASDVFKADVGVKDGKVAALGSGLAAGREEIDADGLLVLPGGVDGHVHFDQPTGDESVMADDFLSGTRSAAFGGTTTVLPFACQQKGQSLRAAVDDYHRRAAGKPVIDYAFHLIVTDPTEQVLGQELPALIRDGYTSFKIYMTYDALKLNDRQILEVLDIARSEGAMVMMHAENADCIAWLTEKLERAGQTAPFFHGVSRPRVAEREATHRAISLAELVDVPILIVHVSGADAVEQIRWAQGRGLRIYAETCPQYLFLTADDLGGEGFEGAKCVCSPPPRDAANQKVIWDGLTGGAFQIFSSDHAPFRFDGPDGKKVNGEKAPFRCVPNGIPGVETRLPLLFSEGVMKGRMELTKFVELTAANPARMYGLHPRKGTIAVGSDADIAIWDPARKVTITNAILHHEVDYTPYEGTEVSGWPVVTLSRGEVVCRDGELLASPGRGAFLPCGLPAPARPKGAPAPALPF from the coding sequence ATGGACTTCGATCTGGTCATCCGCAACGGCACGGTCGCCACCGCGTCGGACGTGTTCAAGGCCGATGTCGGCGTGAAGGACGGCAAGGTGGCGGCGCTCGGCAGCGGGCTCGCCGCCGGGCGGGAGGAGATCGACGCGGACGGGCTGCTGGTCCTGCCGGGCGGGGTCGACGGCCATGTCCATTTCGACCAGCCGACCGGCGACGAATCGGTCATGGCCGATGATTTCCTGTCGGGCACCCGCTCCGCGGCGTTCGGCGGCACCACCACGGTGCTGCCCTTCGCCTGCCAGCAGAAGGGCCAGTCGCTGCGCGCCGCGGTGGACGACTATCACCGCCGGGCCGCGGGCAAGCCGGTGATCGACTATGCCTTCCACCTGATCGTCACCGACCCGACCGAACAGGTCCTGGGGCAGGAACTGCCGGCGCTGATCCGCGACGGCTACACCTCCTTCAAGATCTACATGACCTACGACGCGCTGAAGCTGAACGACCGCCAGATCCTGGAGGTGCTGGACATCGCGCGGTCCGAGGGCGCCATGGTGATGATGCATGCGGAGAATGCCGACTGCATCGCCTGGCTGACCGAGAAGCTGGAGCGAGCCGGCCAGACCGCGCCGTTCTTCCATGGCGTCTCCCGTCCCCGCGTGGCGGAGCGCGAGGCGACCCACCGCGCCATTTCGCTGGCCGAGTTGGTGGATGTGCCGATCCTGATCGTCCATGTCTCCGGCGCCGACGCGGTTGAACAGATCCGCTGGGCCCAGGGCCGCGGCCTGCGCATCTATGCCGAGACCTGCCCGCAATATCTCTTCCTGACCGCCGACGATCTGGGCGGGGAGGGATTCGAGGGGGCGAAATGCGTCTGCTCGCCGCCGCCGCGCGACGCCGCCAACCAGAAGGTGATCTGGGACGGGCTGACCGGCGGCGCCTTCCAGATCTTCTCCTCCGACCATGCGCCGTTCCGGTTCGACGGGCCGGACGGCAAGAAGGTGAACGGCGAGAAGGCGCCCTTCCGCTGCGTGCCCAACGGCATTCCGGGGGTGGAGACGCGGCTGCCTCTGCTGTTCTCCGAAGGCGTGATGAAGGGCCGCATGGAGCTGACCAAGTTCGTCGAGCTGACCGCCGCCAATCCCGCCCGCATGTACGGCCTGCACCCGCGCAAGGGCACCATCGCCGTCGGGTCGGATGCCGACATCGCGATCTGGGATCCCGCGCGCAAGGTGACGATCACCAACGCCATCCTGCATCACGAGGTCGATTACACTCCCTATGAGGGGACCGAGGTCAGCGGCTGGCCGGTGGTCACGCTGTCGCGCGGCGAGGTGGTGTGCCGCGACGGCGAGCTTCTCGCGTCGCCCGGCCGCGGCGCCTTCCTGCCCTGCGGCCTGCCCGCTCCCGCCCGGCCGAAAGGAGCGCCGGCACCGGCATTGCCGTTCTGA
- a CDS encoding maleate cis-trans isomerase family protein, with product MTKRVLLGMLTPSSNTVLEPVTAAMLSGLPEVSAHFGRFTVKEISLRAAALDQFTDAPFLDAARLLADAQLNVIGWNGTSAGWLGFDADVRLCKAIEDETGIPACTSMLALNEILEATGRKRFAIVSPYLDEIQDKMVANYNAAGFEVVAERHLNDRGNFSFSEITEERIERMCLEVAEAKPEAIAIICTNMRGAPVAERMEKALGIPVYDTVSTVVWKALRMTGVDTRRVQGWGSLFRELHG from the coding sequence ATGACCAAGCGCGTACTTCTGGGCATGCTGACCCCGTCCTCCAACACGGTGCTGGAACCGGTGACTGCCGCCATGCTGAGCGGCCTGCCGGAGGTGAGCGCCCATTTCGGCCGCTTCACCGTCAAGGAGATCTCGTTGCGCGCCGCGGCGCTCGACCAGTTCACCGACGCGCCCTTCCTCGACGCCGCCCGGCTGCTGGCCGATGCGCAATTGAACGTGATCGGCTGGAACGGCACCTCGGCCGGCTGGCTCGGCTTCGATGCCGACGTGAGGCTGTGCAAGGCGATCGAGGACGAGACGGGGATTCCCGCCTGCACCTCCATGCTGGCGCTGAACGAGATCCTGGAGGCGACGGGGCGCAAGCGCTTCGCCATCGTCAGCCCCTATCTGGACGAGATTCAGGACAAGATGGTCGCCAACTACAACGCCGCCGGGTTCGAGGTGGTGGCCGAACGTCACCTGAACGACCGCGGCAACTTCTCCTTCTCCGAGATCACCGAGGAGCGGATCGAGCGCATGTGCCTGGAGGTGGCGGAGGCCAAGCCGGAGGCCATCGCCATCATCTGCACCAACATGCGCGGCGCCCCGGTGGCGGAGCGGATGGAAAAGGCGCTGGGCATCCCCGTCTACGACACGGTCTCCACCGTGGTGTGGAAGGCGCTGCGCATGACCGGCGTCGACACCCGCCGGGTCCAGGGCTGGGGCAGCCTGTTCCGGGAACTGCACGGCTGA
- a CDS encoding GntR family transcriptional regulator: MDSPAKTAAGPLRRETLHHSAVAELRAMILEGELPPGRRVPEMELCAQLGISRTPLREALRVLAAEGLVELRPHRGAVVTPIDPKEIAAIFEVMEALESLAGRLACGNGSAEAFAELDRLHDALVAQFHAGERAAYSATNRRIHDRIIAMSGNPVLEATYRGFAAQLGRARSLANYDTDRWQESLAEHEAVMDALRRRDAAATAALLADHSRRTADAVLRSLRQDGSSDGISGNR; this comes from the coding sequence ATGGACAGCCCTGCAAAGACCGCCGCCGGCCCCCTGCGCCGCGAAACGCTGCATCACTCCGCGGTGGCGGAGTTGCGGGCGATGATCCTGGAGGGGGAGTTGCCGCCCGGCCGCCGCGTGCCGGAAATGGAGCTGTGCGCACAGCTCGGCATCTCCCGCACGCCGTTGCGCGAGGCGTTGCGCGTGCTGGCGGCCGAAGGGCTGGTGGAACTGCGCCCGCACCGCGGCGCGGTGGTGACGCCCATCGATCCCAAGGAGATCGCCGCGATCTTCGAGGTGATGGAGGCGCTGGAGAGCCTCGCCGGCCGGCTCGCCTGCGGCAACGGTTCGGCCGAGGCGTTCGCGGAGCTGGACCGGCTGCACGACGCCCTCGTCGCCCAGTTCCATGCGGGGGAGCGCGCGGCCTATTCCGCCACCAACCGCCGCATCCATGACCGGATCATCGCCATGTCCGGCAATCCGGTGCTTGAGGCGACCTATCGGGGCTTCGCCGCCCAGCTCGGCCGGGCGCGCTCGCTGGCGAATTACGATACCGACCGCTGGCAAGAGTCGCTGGCGGAGCATGAGGCGGTTATGGATGCCCTGCGCCGCCGCGACGCCGCTGCCACCGCCGCCCTGCTGGCCGACCACAGCCGCCGCACCGCCGATGCGGTCCTGCGCAGCCTGCGGCAGGATGGGAGCAGCGATGGGATCAGCGGGAACCGGTGA
- a CDS encoding glycerate kinase type-2 family protein, whose translation MAAEPRDLLRRMFDAAIAAAQPALCLPAHLPEPPKGRLIVIGAGKASAAMARAVEDNWPGPLSGLVITRYGYAVPCGRIRIVEAAHPVPDAAGLDATGGILDLVRGLTADDLVLCLVSGGGSALLTQPFDGLTLEDKQAVNRGLLAFGATISEMNCVRRHLSAVKGGRLAAACAPARVVTLLISDVPGDNPMDIASGPTVADPTTCADALAIVRRYGITVPAAVLEVLESGRGESIDPGDPRLAVAETRIVATPQMALEAAAAVAREAGYPVHILGDAIEGEARDVGRAMAGMALQVARRGQPFTAPCVLLSGGETTVTLRGAGRGGRNVEFLLSLGVALDGCPGVHALAGDTDGVDGVEEIAGAYLGPDSLARAWKLGLRPKESLAANDGHGFFERLGDGIVTGPTLTNVNDFRAILITGSR comes from the coding sequence ATGGCCGCCGAGCCGCGCGACCTCCTGCGGCGGATGTTCGACGCCGCCATCGCTGCGGCGCAGCCCGCGCTTTGCCTGCCGGCGCATTTGCCGGAGCCGCCGAAGGGGCGACTGATCGTGATCGGCGCCGGCAAGGCGTCCGCCGCCATGGCGCGCGCGGTGGAGGACAACTGGCCGGGGCCGTTGTCGGGGCTCGTCATCACGCGCTATGGCTACGCCGTGCCCTGCGGGCGCATCCGCATCGTGGAAGCGGCCCATCCGGTGCCCGATGCCGCCGGCCTGGATGCGACCGGCGGGATTCTGGACCTGGTGCGCGGCCTGACGGCGGATGATCTGGTGCTCTGCCTGGTGTCCGGCGGCGGCTCGGCGCTGCTGACGCAGCCGTTCGACGGCCTGACGCTGGAGGACAAGCAGGCGGTCAACCGCGGCTTGCTCGCCTTCGGCGCGACCATCTCCGAAATGAACTGCGTGCGCCGCCACCTGTCGGCGGTGAAGGGCGGGCGGCTGGCCGCCGCCTGCGCCCCGGCGCGGGTGGTGACTCTGCTGATTTCCGACGTGCCGGGCGACAACCCGATGGACATCGCCTCCGGCCCGACCGTGGCGGACCCCACGACTTGCGCCGACGCGCTGGCGATCGTCCGGCGCTATGGCATCACGGTTCCGGCAGCGGTGCTGGAGGTGCTGGAGAGCGGTCGCGGCGAGAGCATCGATCCCGGCGACCCGCGGCTGGCCGTCGCCGAGACGCGGATCGTCGCCACGCCGCAAATGGCGCTGGAGGCCGCCGCGGCCGTGGCGCGCGAGGCCGGCTATCCCGTCCACATCCTGGGCGACGCCATCGAAGGCGAGGCCCGCGACGTCGGCAGGGCGATGGCCGGCATGGCGTTGCAGGTGGCGCGCCGGGGGCAGCCCTTCACCGCGCCCTGCGTGCTGCTGTCCGGCGGCGAGACCACGGTGACGCTGCGCGGTGCGGGCCGCGGCGGCCGCAATGTGGAATTCCTGCTGTCGCTCGGCGTGGCGCTGGACGGCTGCCCCGGCGTGCATGCCCTGGCCGGCGACACCGACGGCGTCGATGGGGTGGAGGAGATCGCCGGCGCCTATCTCGGCCCCGACAGTCTCGCACGGGCCTGGAAGCTCGGGCTTCGCCCGAAGGAGAGCCTTGCCGCCAATGACGGGCACGGCTTTTTCGAAAGGCTGGGCGACGGCATCGTCACCGGCCCGACCCTGACCAACGTCAATGATTTCCGCGCGATCCTGATCACCGGTTCCCGCTGA
- a CDS encoding D-2-hydroxyacid dehydrogenase has product MRKIVFLDRATLAPQIRLRRPGFPHELVEHARTLPDQVLERLAGAEIAIVNKVQLTAELLERLPQLKLIAVAATGTDCVDKEYCRTHGIAVSNIRGYAVNTVPEHTFALMLALRRNIVPFRQDVLDGEWQRSGQFCFFNHPIHDLQGARLGIIGEGVLGQRVADIARAFGMVPLFAAHKGKSGLGPLYTPWEVVLETSDVITLHSPLTPETRGMIAMPEFRRMKRKPLIINTARGGLVVEEDLVAALDEGLIAGAGFDVTLPEPPPADSPLMRIAGRPNVIVTPHLGWASDEAQQALADQLIDNIENFVAGSPSNLLTGAY; this is encoded by the coding sequence ATGCGCAAGATCGTCTTCCTCGACCGCGCCACCCTCGCTCCGCAGATCCGCCTACGCAGGCCGGGCTTCCCGCATGAGCTGGTCGAACATGCCCGGACGTTGCCGGATCAGGTGCTGGAGCGTCTGGCCGGTGCCGAGATCGCCATCGTCAACAAGGTGCAGCTGACCGCCGAACTTCTGGAACGGCTGCCGCAGTTGAAGCTGATCGCCGTCGCCGCCACCGGCACCGATTGCGTCGACAAGGAGTATTGCCGGACGCACGGCATCGCGGTGAGCAACATCCGCGGCTATGCCGTCAACACGGTGCCGGAACACACCTTCGCCCTGATGCTGGCGCTGCGCCGCAACATCGTGCCGTTCCGGCAGGATGTGCTGGACGGCGAATGGCAGCGGTCCGGCCAGTTCTGCTTCTTCAACCACCCGATCCACGACCTTCAGGGCGCCCGGCTCGGCATCATCGGCGAGGGTGTTCTCGGCCAGCGGGTCGCCGACATCGCCCGCGCCTTCGGCATGGTTCCGCTGTTCGCCGCGCACAAGGGCAAGTCCGGTCTCGGCCCGCTCTACACGCCGTGGGAGGTGGTGCTGGAGACCAGCGACGTCATCACCCTGCACAGCCCGCTCACGCCCGAGACGCGCGGCATGATCGCCATGCCCGAGTTCCGCCGGATGAAGCGCAAGCCGCTGATCATCAACACCGCGCGCGGCGGTCTGGTGGTCGAGGAGGATCTGGTGGCCGCCCTGGACGAGGGGCTGATCGCCGGGGCCGGCTTCGACGTGACGCTGCCCGAACCGCCGCCGGCGGACAGCCCGCTGATGCGCATCGCCGGACGGCCCAATGTCATCGTCACGCCGCATCTGGGCTGGGCATCGGACGAGGCGCAGCAGGCGCTGGCCGACCAGCTGATCGACAACATCGAGAATTTCGTCGCCGGCTCGCCCAGCAACCTCTTGACGGGCGCCTACTGA
- the tkt gene encoding transketolase: MPPAAVDPRLMAHAIRFLSIDAIERATEGHQGVPLGMAEIATALFTRHFKCNPADPRWPDRDRFVLSNGHGSMLLYSLLHLLGYERISLDQIRNFRELGSHCAGHPEYDPDAGIEVTTGPLGQGIANAFGMAVAEAYLNARYGSALVDHHTYAFVGDGCLQEGVGQEVIQLAGHLRLGKLVFFWDDNSITDDGGTVLSISEDVAARFRVAGWHVQEVDGHDVEAVSAAIALAKKDPRPSMIACRTVIARGIPRLEGQRGGHSARLFKEDLEATRANLDWPYPSFAVPDEVLAAWRDAGARHGGEYDAWRRRVAALPDEERAEFTRVIEGRLPDGWRDALLAYKKRMADEGVAQPSIQASGDIATLLADALPEMMIGCADLEAPTNHKRTRTAFTFEDPAGTYVHCGVREHAMGAMVNGMAAHGGIVPVSVTYLAFSDYQRPSLRMAALMGLPAIYVFSHDSLAVGKNGPTHQPVEILASFRAMPNILVMRPADAVEAAECWEIALEHRTGPSMLVCSKQALPPTGRAYGPENLTRRGAYVLAEAEGGKRLVTLMATGSEVALALEARRILQAEGIPTAVVSMPCWELFDRQDDAYRAEVIGYGTVRVGVEAAVRLGWDKYVGENGGFIGMTGFGASGPVDALFERFGITAAHIVADVKRRL, translated from the coding sequence ATGCCCCCTGCTGCCGTCGATCCCCGCCTGATGGCGCATGCGATCCGCTTCCTGTCCATCGACGCCATCGAGCGCGCCACCGAAGGGCACCAGGGCGTGCCGCTGGGCATGGCGGAGATCGCCACGGCCCTGTTCACGCGGCATTTCAAATGCAATCCGGCCGATCCGCGCTGGCCGGACCGCGACCGCTTCGTCCTGTCGAACGGCCATGGGTCGATGCTGCTCTACTCCCTGCTCCACCTGCTGGGCTACGAGCGCATCTCCCTCGACCAGATCAGGAATTTCCGCGAACTCGGATCGCATTGCGCCGGCCATCCCGAATATGATCCCGACGCGGGCATCGAGGTCACCACCGGCCCGCTCGGCCAGGGCATCGCCAACGCCTTCGGCATGGCGGTCGCCGAAGCCTATCTGAACGCCAGATACGGCTCCGCCCTGGTGGACCACCACACCTATGCCTTCGTCGGCGACGGCTGCCTGCAGGAAGGCGTCGGGCAGGAGGTCATCCAGCTCGCCGGCCATCTGCGGCTGGGCAAGCTGGTCTTCTTCTGGGACGACAACAGCATCACCGACGACGGCGGCACCGTGCTGTCGATCAGCGAGGATGTCGCCGCCCGCTTCCGCGTCGCCGGCTGGCATGTGCAGGAGGTGGACGGCCATGACGTCGAGGCGGTGTCGGCGGCCATCGCGCTGGCCAAGAAGGATCCGCGCCCGTCGATGATCGCCTGCCGCACGGTGATCGCCCGCGGCATCCCGCGCCTGGAGGGTCAGCGCGGCGGCCACAGCGCCCGCCTGTTCAAGGAGGATCTGGAGGCGACGCGCGCCAATCTCGACTGGCCGTACCCGTCCTTCGCCGTCCCCGACGAGGTGCTGGCCGCCTGGCGCGACGCCGGTGCGCGCCATGGCGGCGAGTATGATGCGTGGCGCCGCCGCGTCGCCGCCTTGCCGGATGAGGAGCGCGCCGAGTTCACCCGCGTGATCGAGGGCCGGCTGCCCGACGGCTGGCGGGACGCGCTGCTCGCCTACAAGAAGCGCATGGCCGACGAAGGGGTTGCCCAGCCCTCCATCCAGGCGTCCGGCGACATCGCCACGCTGCTGGCCGACGCTCTGCCGGAGATGATGATCGGCTGCGCCGACCTGGAAGCGCCGACCAACCACAAGCGCACGCGCACCGCCTTTACCTTCGAAGACCCGGCCGGCACCTATGTCCATTGCGGCGTGCGCGAGCATGCGATGGGGGCGATGGTCAACGGCATGGCCGCGCATGGCGGCATCGTCCCGGTCAGCGTCACCTATCTGGCCTTCTCCGACTACCAGCGGCCGAGCCTGCGCATGGCGGCGCTGATGGGCCTGCCGGCGATCTACGTGTTCAGCCACGATTCCCTGGCGGTCGGCAAGAACGGGCCGACCCACCAGCCGGTGGAGATCCTCGCCTCCTTCCGGGCCATGCCGAACATCCTGGTGATGCGCCCGGCCGATGCGGTCGAAGCCGCCGAGTGCTGGGAGATCGCGCTGGAACACAGGACGGGGCCCAGCATGCTGGTCTGCTCCAAGCAGGCGCTGCCGCCGACCGGCCGTGCCTATGGGCCTGAGAACCTGACGCGGCGCGGCGCCTATGTGCTGGCCGAGGCCGAAGGCGGCAAGCGTCTGGTCACGCTGATGGCCACCGGGTCGGAGGTCGCGCTGGCCTTGGAGGCACGCCGGATCCTGCAGGCCGAGGGCATTCCCACCGCCGTGGTGTCGATGCCCTGCTGGGAACTGTTCGACAGGCAGGACGACGCCTACCGCGCGGAGGTGATCGGCTATGGCACGGTGCGCGTCGGCGTGGAGGCGGCGGTCCGGCTGGGCTGGGACAAATATGTCGGGGAGAATGGCGGTTTCATCGGCATGACGGGCTTCGGCGCCTCCGGCCCGGTCGATGCGCTGTTCGAGCGCTTCGGCATCACCGCGGCCCATATCGTGGCCGATGTGAAGCGCCGGCTCTGA
- a CDS encoding SDR family NAD(P)-dependent oxidoreductase produces the protein MQQRSLLDGKVAVISGAASLRGIGMATARMFAEQGARIAILDLDGKAAADAAALIGDAHRGYACNVTDRTACQTAVERVIADFGQIDILVNNAGITQPARTVDIDPESWDRILDVNLRGVLYLSQAVIPHMQRRGQGSIACMSSVSAQRGGGILGGPHYSAAKAGVLGLAKAMARELGKDGIRVNCVTPGLIQTDINAGKISDDKKVEILAGIPLNRLGNVQDVAGAFLFLASDLSGYITGAVIDVNGGMLIHG, from the coding sequence ATGCAGCAGCGTTCCCTTCTCGACGGCAAGGTCGCCGTGATCTCCGGCGCCGCCTCCCTCCGTGGCATCGGCATGGCGACCGCAAGGATGTTCGCCGAACAGGGCGCCAGAATCGCCATCCTCGATCTCGACGGCAAGGCCGCCGCCGATGCGGCGGCGCTGATCGGAGATGCGCATCGCGGCTATGCCTGCAACGTCACCGACCGCACCGCCTGCCAAACCGCGGTGGAGCGGGTCATTGCCGATTTCGGTCAGATCGACATCCTCGTCAACAACGCCGGCATCACCCAGCCGGCCAGGACCGTCGACATCGACCCGGAAAGCTGGGACCGCATCCTCGACGTCAACCTGCGCGGCGTGCTCTACCTGTCGCAGGCGGTGATCCCGCACATGCAGCGGCGCGGCCAGGGTTCCATCGCCTGCATGTCGTCGGTGTCGGCGCAGCGCGGCGGCGGCATCCTCGGCGGCCCGCATTATTCGGCGGCCAAGGCCGGCGTGCTCGGCCTCGCCAAGGCGATGGCGCGCGAACTGGGCAAGGACGGCATCCGCGTCAACTGCGTCACGCCCGGCCTGATCCAGACCGACATCAACGCCGGCAAGATCAGCGACGACAAGAAGGTGGAAATCCTGGCCGGCATCCCGCTGAACCGCCTAGGCAACGTCCAGGATGTGGCCGGCGCCTTCCTGTTCCTGGCCTCCGACCTGTCCGGCTACATCACCGGCGCGGTCATCGACGTCAATGGCGGCATGCTGATCCACGGCTGA